The DNA window gtacacacatacgcacaattaTACCACACCTTCCCCCAAAACACCAAAATACCAACTTCTTACCTGTTTCTCAGACATGATGGCATAACCTTTCCAAGAGAAGTCTGGGAATACTCTCTGAtcaaaggcaaagtagactttgCCTCCACCTGGCCGGTAACCGTCTTCaatttcatatttctgttgatgAAGAGTTGGGAAGAAGTAGGTCTTCAATggcctgaaataaaaaaaatgggaaaaaataaaattatataaaaaaaaaaaaagatgagaaaaaagtAGAAATGGGTTCAGCTGTGGTGGTCATGTTTGAGTAGGATTGTAAcaaagacatgatgatgatggtagtggtggtggtggtggtggaagtgattgtgatggcaatgatgatgataatgatgatggtggtgatggtgatgatgatgatggtggtgattgtgataatggtggtggtgatggtgaagatgaggatgatggcagaaatgattgtgatgatgatgatgacgatgatgatgatggggaagaTGCTGGTGGTGGCAGGATCActagaacaggaaaaaaaaatacttgactGTATTGATTAATGATTTCTAGGTACGTGGCATTTCATTATGTATGTGGAGGGGGGGGAGCcagggcggagagctggcagagttgttagcctcccgggtaaaatgctttgcagtactttgtctgtcttcatgttctgagttcaaattccgccgaggtcaacttggcctttcatcctttcggggttgattaaacaagtaccagttatgcactggggttgatgtaatcaacttaatcctttccccccacccaaaaaatttcaggccttgtgcttccagtagaaatgaTTATGTATGTGGTGGCTATATAAAAGCAATGTGTTTGGAGGTGAGCgtgggttagatgggtgctgatgagggggcattaggaagggcatcctgctgtaaagACCTTGCCAACTGGTTTGTATTAACATACAGTTACAACATTCTGGATATAATGTGGGAATCCTAGGGTAACAAGGGCACGTCTTTGCTGAGGTAGCAAATAGTGAAGAATGGATAGTGAATAATTAGCTTAATTGATTTCTCGACTGAATCATTAAGTAATTAATTAGTCAATTGCTTTAATGTGTTAATGAATTGACTATCATTTCCCTGTAAGCAAGCTGATACAGTATATAGTGAAAACGTGTGTAAAAGATTCAAATGTTATCcctatctttccaaatcttgctgcatttcacatggaatttttagtTTATAAGTCGCTCTACTTACTTTGGCTGTAAATTTTTGTTCTCAAAAATTTGGTTGGaaaatatggtaataataataatacaaagaagttAAATGTAACCCGCGTGTGTTTCTCATTGGCAAAATGACCCACCCAAGAGACTGCAGCTATGGTTGGGAGTGGTTGTGGTTTGAATGGTGATTGGGTAATGTAagtgtatcacacacacaaacataacatgaGTGTTTGTGCATTAGGTTATAGTGGGTTGCAGTTTGGTCGAGGGTTCAAACATAACAAAAAGCACTTACTTGTCGCACTTCATTCCAAAAACTCGTGGTTTACAAATACACTGACCAGTTTGCTTATTGCAGTTCATGGTGGCAGATCCTCCAACATTGCAGTCACACGCTGTGGACAAGACACACAGatgtacgtataagtatatatatttcatacatacatacacacatacaatcttgagaaattaggcttcttaaaaccagaaaggagaaagctgatttgaaagCTACAgacccaatccatcactggaactgtaaagatctgtaaaactttccagaagtttatcattta is part of the Octopus bimaculoides isolate UCB-OBI-ISO-001 unplaced genomic scaffold, ASM119413v2 Scaffold_354209, whole genome shotgun sequence genome and encodes:
- the LOC128251523 gene encoding laminin subunit alpha-3-like, with the protein product MKYIYLYVHLCVLSTACDCNVGGSATMNCNKQTGQCICKPRVFGMKCDKPLKTYFFPTLHQQKYEIEDGYRPGGGKVYFAFDQRVFPDFSWKGYAIMSEKQVRSWYFGVLGEGVV